Genomic DNA from Klebsiella variicola:
TGCGTCCGCAGTTCGACCCGATCCTGCTCGGCGAGCCGGTGCCGGAGAGAGGGCGCATTCATAAATCGGTCCTGGATAAACCCGGCTTTGGCGTCGAGCTCAATCGCGACTGCAACCTGAAGCGTCCTTATCAACACTGATTGCGTCGGGCTGCCCGGCGGCCCGCGCCTGAGGATATTATGATGAGCAACACTCTGCTGGAGAGCGTGGTGAAGAAAAACCGCGCCCGCTTAATCCCCTTTATGCTGGCGCTGTACGTGCTGGCGTTTCTTGACCGTTCGAATATCGGTTTCGCCAAAGAGACCTACCAACTGGATACCGGGCTCAGCAATGAGGCCTACGCGCTGGGGGCGGGGATTTTCTTTGTGGTCTATGCCTTCCTCGGGGTGCCGGCCAATCTGCTGATGCGCAAATTTGGCGCCAGAAAATGGATCGGCTGCACCACGCTGCTGTGGGGCGTGCTGTCGGCGGCGATGGCGTGGGCGGATACGGAAGCGAAATTCCTGCTGGTACGTACCCTGCTGGGCGCGGCGGAGGCGGGATTCTTTCCCGGAATGATCTACCTCACTTCACAGTGGTTTCCTCAGCAAAACCGCGCCAGCATTATGGGGCTGTTTTATATGGGGGCGCCGCTGGCCCTGACGCTGGGATCGCCTTTATCCGGTGCGCTGCTGGAGATGCATGGGTTGATGGGCCATCCCGGCTGGTTCTGGATGTTTGTCATTGAAGGCCTGCTCGCCGTTGCCGCGGGAGCGTTCACCTTCTTCTGGCTGGACGATTCGCCGCAGCATGCCCGCTTCCTGAGCATAGAGGAGAAACAGGCGCTGATCGGCGAGCTGGCGCGCGAGGAGGAGAAAAAGATTGCCTCGCGCCTGTCCGATGCGCTGCGTAACGGGCGGGTCTGGCAGCTGGCGCTGATTTATCTGACCATTCAGGTGGCGGTCTATGGTCTGATTTTCTTCCTGCCCACCCAGGTTGCTGCGCTGCTGGGCACCAAAGTTGGCTTCGTTGCCTCGGTGGTGACGGCTATCCCGTGGGTGGCAGCGCTGTTTGGCACCTGGCTTATCCCTCGCTACTCCGATCGCACCGGCGAGCGGCGCAATATTGCCGCCCTGACGCTGCTGGCGGCGGCGGTCGGGATTGCGGTGTCCGGACTGGTGGCGCCGGTGCTGGCTATCATCGCGCTGTGCGTGGCGGCGGTTGGGGTGATTGCCGTGCAGCCGGTCTTCTGGACGATGCCGACGCAGCTGCTGTCCGGCACGGCCCTGGCCGCCGGGATTGGCTTTGTTAACCTGTTTGGCGCCATCGGCGGCTTTCTGGCGCCGATCGTGCGCGTGCAGGCCGAAACT
This window encodes:
- a CDS encoding MFS transporter: MSNTLLESVVKKNRARLIPFMLALYVLAFLDRSNIGFAKETYQLDTGLSNEAYALGAGIFFVVYAFLGVPANLLMRKFGARKWIGCTTLLWGVLSAAMAWADTEAKFLLVRTLLGAAEAGFFPGMIYLTSQWFPQQNRASIMGLFYMGAPLALTLGSPLSGALLEMHGLMGHPGWFWMFVIEGLLAVAAGAFTFFWLDDSPQHARFLSIEEKQALIGELAREEEKKIASRLSDALRNGRVWQLALIYLTIQVAVYGLIFFLPTQVAALLGTKVGFVASVVTAIPWVAALFGTWLIPRYSDRTGERRNIAALTLLAAAVGIAVSGLVAPVLAIIALCVAAVGVIAVQPVFWTMPTQLLSGTALAAGIGFVNLFGAIGGFLAPIVRVQAETLFASSAAGLLTLAGVAIVGVVIIFSLSLTRAVPQRGSVQH